The Megalobrama amblycephala isolate DHTTF-2021 linkage group LG7, ASM1881202v1, whole genome shotgun sequence genome window below encodes:
- the mslnb gene encoding uncharacterized protein mslnb isoform X1: MRTPLIFPLLCVGVMAFGSICSAVQTQTCRTSAGLTAEQCTDMDGPTQSFLTCAGVPSEPDADHILNLKGLISAALDVYSFMRSSASGVPVLDLSGGVSLNEDHVIRAWLDIKLTPLLSSVSRNFLTCLSNRNFSCSAYQTVVKELSQHFSGLDPVRQKWIYSFFMYPFLSRNTSSGCVDPEDSTEDWLMKNFGSFAVVAQVRDFTSINMLFSGLEVLHLLSPEQKAELLLHPEVVGLTNSSLDLVFQSLLSSLMPSEDPWTSNNSTQYYMSTLPSSSPQDPLGQALNGFMTAFRPVGSFVREFVSLTQQQNLSGMRSATLLQAVINLTLAEIAAPFKQNPTQEQQVVSFDPMNINDWFTHVVSPILRRFLPDNQIEIHPNLTAVFHNQFYIETGMGPGAQNESQDICSVFIDNRTCGLTDLVEHVATVLHCATRSNLTLNEETLLNVLLHLSQNLNALLQQLSMTNFSSQSSPFNDILDQIVDDTFTMSNLQDESFVRLWFQVKLKPLLSTLTPEYLTCLSHKEFSCQTFQILISELSDNMFLMSEGAENVYKYFIFSFLSRQNVSGGCPAENSRIWVSLNLGEFSQFSTLREMYQLNQNFNAIDALVVLSPTQTAELIVEDFAGLPEKNVIINMVFDHILVPPEDRGLLEMLGYLIVLAGEMGLECSSYQQIVQRLQESAVPPHMMQPIKDNIDQLEQMAPAGCFPPLVTCISTPLNETSVCNGISSNETLLSAGLLSAPCSIDLQQYACSSLTGITAGKLAELLKCQLSSSSSYSKEIWKLLFTKTNNVLDGALVIFSSTAANMSQPIRGDVMSQVLDVIGELRLERISPDQWSNVTFISMLLGQYLKPFLPYASPSLLQCASSKNLSCQTYQNILAEFPLINETQGRSLVGFFILPFLSRNSTDVGCVSRANNNTDWLLKNFGLFTEFVTLEDLLSINRYFNPLETLVYLSPAQMVDLMVEDLPGLPQKEVIISGVFDHLLVSPVDRGLPGVLENLLSFSQTTVIQCSSLTLIFERLIEALPLLPSELQTLVFYTTGELKQKAGRGCSLPEPPTCLITPMNATRVCSGVNSNETLLSAGLLSAPCSIDLQQYACSSLTGITAGKLAELLKCQLSSSSSYSKEIWKLLFTKTNNVLDGALVIFSSTAANMSQPIRGDVMSQVLDVIGELRLERISPDQWSNVTFISMLLGQYLKPFLPYASPSLLQCASSKNLSCQTYQNILAEFPLINETQGRSLVGFFILPFLSRNSTDVGCVSRANNNTDWLLKNFGLFAEFVTLEDLLSINRYFNPLETLVYLSPAQMVELMVEDLPGLPQKEVIISGVFDHLLVSPVDRGLPGVLENLLSFSQTTVIQCSSLTLIFERLIEALPLLPSELQTLVFYTTGELKQKAGRGCSLPEPPTCLGTPVNATRVCSGVNSNETLLSAGLLSAPCSIDLQQYACSSLTGITAGKLAELLKCQLSSSSSYSKEIWKLLFTKTNNVLDGALVIFSSTAANMSQPIRGDVMSQVLDVIGELRLERISPDQWSNVMFISMLLGQYLKPFLPYASPSLLQCASSKNLSCQTYQNILAEFPLINETQGRSLVGFFILPFLSRNSTDVGCVSRANNNTDWLLKNFGLFTEFVTLEDLLSINRYFNPLETLVYLSPAQMVELMVEDLPGLPQKEVIINKVFDHLLVSPVDRGLPKVLELLYVFSTTSPLSCQTNQIIFTRLDHILRSAVGDLEPVIWASVYNLSLTAPTGCSLLPVVDECPLTPYNETQVCSGVDSSALQLFLNKGDASKSLCDFSIAEYACTPVLNVSVEQLLSVLDCHLSADVISSPGSWKLLLTRVSNLLDGALITLSKRSAWWSSSSGSVVLDVLRELRLDRLTDDGSVTLWLGERLRPFLPFASKTFLQCLRSKNFSCQNFQTVVEAFNAGFLHMNDLQRQITVTDFIVPFLSSQPAGAACVSDDSSQWLIRNFGQFSALVPLNLLISLNTQFSPLSSLLSLSPEQLVALMFDDIPGLPEKSVVINAVFDHLIAYPQELRIESTLKYLVESSKTRNISCASYQIIFHHLDHLMVSVSVNLETAILRSKSALLQQVPSGCESSSRQCGVTTVNETAVCRSVNSSGLSAYLASSHDGSRLCQFSITQYACAELTVLSAQDLVTVLLCSLSLNEDMSIETWKLFTQKVNPVLGPALDLLANTRLNKSLPSVSFLNMIGEVTLSSFSSTNLRDALFVQRWFGSRLRPFLPYASEAFLSCLSTRDFSCDTFRIAVQSFGQSFDIMSNDTQANVYVDFIKVFLSQNITAGCVGVSQNSSDWLISSFGRFSVFTTVTELQMLNPSFSVLDTLSLLSLKQLVEVSSTPGVLSSAAAVDYLLLNVPDAQFTTFFTSLSESLQMQGVVLPPPVQGAFLTQVFGRANLTTLSDNDLTIWILNILPSFITSISVQHVTTYFSVVQQRPCPISQQAVQMLSSSSSTFQPATQDQIYQQILGSLTGPTPLRCYGNQSYYAFLTSSFQSFQFPNLTTFLSLMPPARVPELMESMSPVEVSSLLNRPNAVDDVTKICQLFTNYPKTPQYLQTQPLGSVALGRQVLSCVWPQVLKVELRSEVDQWFDSRLVQYLPLLTSQFIGPDVMQYSSCLSFKKFVSVMSKYNFSAVEFSQSDVYDTILVYLNTSSAPKCYNTSNPNLNSTAWFVDYISVFLRFITLDDLLLFGSIQPFTVNLENLQLFSQISVPDDVMDFYVTALFEQNPSFSAYYLPVKFRCMAPASSFIQLTPEELKNVSSSIHQNCTNIAPDVSAALASSAEVLTATEIQDLGQSCTGLSTGQISSTGGNVLFNSLSVLSQVQGWNLDQAMMIIQTLLSSGVFQINSANSLEKLGSLIIGVETTIINVISGNVWLQAVRSQSFLASVTGAPIIVQQNIVSQIIAVNSSSDGVITNVPDLMATEIPRNFLLGMSSSSVQMVNQKKWKHEQAVLLFETVAAEFSDPDAMSFQVLQGFTCSRIQSFSTSKVMSLIRGCRQRVNQTLVLQESQLTCMYSYIKSADLNAFSQYPPEVLIYYNYSMIDRSLCRSYFASLGKADFSVLSSTLSFKKQILFNSAMECLGISGFNVTREQMDVLGSMCCFLSTDHIQNSDPYLLEKLKQCPDLSAQQISAVESVLLRGNTVYGSSNSWNRTTLENLEILPLYVTANIWSKFKQEIKQRFLKTFIRDLRRNDKASEMQILNMMNEVNKISRVRIKRSAETKCTEAEITQVQVYSDMFPFAYDVPQFNACLIVQTLKDNLEAITDRVYDRSYQRIVLDKLYQAYPDGLPDEVLQVLGSTSRAATPGDVRKWNVKKIDTLASLMNTRNGDWDAEMVQLLVSKYLSVSGNTLGTNELNALGGTNLCALTASVLSNITAASLERASALSLTNCSSEKKSILFSIALNAFSTKNTRSTNTVSIPTYQLLQNYLGGADSTFIRKVVNSAVNMDVPTFISLQQSVINVLNVTDVKSLLGVNVGDLKTYESTAQIQEWIRLQPQSDLNTLQIGLTGGRNATETTATTATTAATATSATKAPSVAATTAAASRVWAPVCLQLLLLAVTMTTLQLLH; the protein is encoded by the exons ATGAGAACGCCTCTTATTTTCCCACTCCTGTGTGTGGGAGTGATGGCTTTCG GCAGCATATGTTCTGCAGTACAGAC TCAAACCTGCAGAACGAGTGCTGGGCTTACAGCAGAACAATGCACTGAT ATGGACGGTCCTACGCAGAGCTTCCTGACCTGTGCTGGCGTCCCATCAGAGCCTGACGCAGACCACATCCTGAACCTGAAGGGACTCATCAGCGCTGCTCTGGACGTCTACTCATTCATG CGCTCCAGTGCGTCCGGAGTTCCGGTCTTGGATCTGTCGGGAGGTGTCAGTTTGAACGAGGATCACGTGATCAGAGCGTGGCTGGACATCAAACTCACTCCTCTGCTGTCGTCCGTCTCCAGAAACTTCCTCACATGTCTCAGCAACAGAAACTTCAGCTGCAGCGCCTACCAGACTGT tgTCAAGGAGTTGAGTCAGCATTTCTCCGGTCTGGATCCAGTGAGACAGAAGTGGATCTATTCTTTCTTCATGTACCCGTTTCTCTCCAGAAACACATCCTCAG GTTGTGTGGATCCAGAGGACAGCACTGAAGACTGGCTGATGAAGAACTTCGGCTCGTTCGCTGTCGTGGCTCAAGTGCGAGACTTCACGTCCATAAACATGCTCTTCAGCGGG TTGGAGGTTTTGCACCTCTTGAGTCCAGAACAGAAGGCAGAGCTTCTCCTTCATCCGGAGGTGGTGGGCTTGACTAACAGCTCCCTCGACCTGGTGTTTCAGAGTTTGTTGTCCTCTCTGATGCCCTCTGAGGATCCATGGACTTCAAATAACAGCACACAGTATTATATGAGCACTCTTCCATCCTCTTCACCGCAAGACCCCCTCGGACAG GCACTGAATGGTTTCATGACGGCTTTTAGGCCTGTCGGgagttttgtgagagaatttgTGTCCTTGACACAgcag CAAAACTTGAGCGGCATGCGGAGCGCCACACTTTTGCAGGCCGTGATAAACCTGACGCTCGCCGAGATCGCTGCTCCTTTCAAGCAGAATCCCACCCAAGAGCAGCAGGTGGTTTCTTTTGACCCCATGAACATTAATGACTGGTTCACGCATGTGGTTTCTCCCATACTCCGGCGGTTCCTTCCTGACAACCAGATAGAAATCCACCCCAACCTCACGGCTGTCTTCCATAACCAGTT CTACATCGAGACAGGGATGGGACCTGGAGCCCAGAATGAAAGTCAGGACATCTGCAGCGTCTTTATTGATAATAGAACATGTGGG CTCACTGACTTGGTGGAACATGTGGCCACTGTCCTGCACTGTGCAACTCGATCAAACCTCACGCTCAATGAGGAGACGCTCTTGAATGTTCTCCTGCATCTCTCCCAGAACCTCAACGCTCTACTGCAGCAGCTCTCCATGACT AACTTCAGTTCCCAGAGTTCCCCCTTCAACGACATTTTGGACCAAATCGTTGATGACACCTTCACGATGAGCAACCTGCAGGATGAGTCGTTTGTTAGATTGTGGTTCCAGGTCAAGTTAAAGCCTCTTCTCTCCACCCTGACTCCAGAATATCTCACGTGCCTCAGTCACAAAGAGTTCAGCTGCCAAACCTTCCAGATACT TATTTCAGAGCTCAGTGACAACATGTTCCTGATGTCAGAAGGAGCGGAGAATGTTTATAAGTATTTCATCTTCTCTTTCCTGAGCCGACAAAATGTTTCAG GTGGCTGCCCTGCTGAGAACAGCAGGATCTGGGTTAGTCTGAATCTTGGTGAATTTtcacagttttcaacattgaggGAAATGTACCAGCTGAACCAAAACTTCAACGCT ATAGACGCACTGGTGGTTCTCTCCCCCACACAGACAGCTGAACTAATAGTTGAGGATTTTGCAGGTCTCCCAGAGAAAAACGTCATCATAAACATGGTCTTTGATCACATCTTGGTTCCACCTGAAGACCGTGGTCTACTTGAGATGCTTGGATATCTCATTGTACTTGCTGGCGAG ATGGGTTTGGAGTGCTCATCATACCAACAGAT AGTTCAGAGGCTGCAGGAATCTGCGGTTCCTCCACACATGATGCAGCCCATCAAGGACAACATCGATCAGCTGGAACAGATGGCACCTGCTG GCTGTTTTCCTCCACTTGTTACG TGTATTTCGACACCACTCAATG AAACCTCAGTTTGTAATGGAATCAGCAG TAATGAGACTCTCCTGTCTGCTGGTCTCTTGAGCGCCCCCTGTAGTATCGACCTGCAGCAGTACGCTTGCTCTTCG CTCACAGGCATCACTGCTGGAAAACTGGCTGAACTTCTGAAGTGTCAACTATCCAGCAGCAGCAGTTACTCCAAGGAGATCTGGAAGTTGCTtttcaccaaaacaaacaatgtTCTCGATGGAGCCCTCGTCATCTTTTCCAGCACCGCAGCAAATATG tctcagccaatcagaggtgaTGTCATGTCCCAAGTGCTGGATGTGATTGGGGAGCTGAGATTGGAGCGCATCAGTCCTGACCAATGGAGTAACGTTACGTTCATCAGCATGTTGTTGGGTCAATATCTGAAGCCGTTTTTACCGTACGCATCACCATCCCTACTGCAGTGCGCTAGCAGCAAAAACCTCAGCTGCCAAACTTACCAGAACAT TCTGGCAGAGTTCCCACTTATCAATGAGACGCAAGGAAGAAGCCTGGTGGGATTTTTCATCTTGCCCTTCCTCAGTAGAAACTCAACAG ATGTGGGCTGTGTGTCGAGAGCTAACAACAACACTGACTGGCTGCTGAAGAACTTTGGCTTGTTCACTGAGTTTGTGACTCTTGAAGATCTGCTCTCCATCAACAGATACTTTAATCCT TTGGAGACCCTGGTCTATCTGTCTCCAGCACAGATGGTTGATCTGATGGTTGAAGATCTACCTGGTCTTCCACAGAAGGAAGTTATCATCAGTGGAGTGTTTGATCATCTGCTCGTGTCTCCTGTGGATCGAGGACTTCCTGGTGTTCTTGAAAACCTGCTCTCATTCTCACAGACG ACCGTAATACAGTGCAGCTCCCTCACACTGAT TTTTGAGCGGCTGATTGAGGCTCTACCTTTGCTGCCGTCAGAATTGCAGACTCTGGTCTTCTACACAACTGGAGAACTCAAGCAGAAAGCAGGGAGAG GCTGCTCACTTCCTGAACCTCCAACA tgtctgatcaCTCCCATGAATG CTACCAGAGTTTGTTCAGGAGTCAACAG TAATGAGACTCTCCTGTCTGCTGGTCTCTTGAGCGCCCCCTGTAGTATCGACCTGCAGCAGTACGCTTGCTCTTCG CTCACAGGCATCACTGCTGGAAAACTGGCTGAACTTCTGAAGTGTCAACTATCCAGCAGCAGCAGTTACTCCAAGGAGATCTGGAAGTTGCTtttcaccaaaacaaacaatgtTCTCGATGGAGCCCTCGTCATCTTTTCCAGCACCGCAGCAAATATG tctcagccaatcagaggtgaTGTCATGTCCCAAGTGCTGGATGTGATTGGGGAGCTGAGATTGGAGCGCATCAGTCCTGACCAATGGAGTAACGTTACGTTCATCAGCATGTTGTTGGGTCAATATCTGAAGCCGTTTTTACCGTACGCATCACCATCCCTACTGCAGTGCGCTAGCAGCAAAAACCTCAGCTGCCAAACTTACCAGAACAT TCTGGCAGAGTTCCCACTTATCAATGAGACGCAAGGAAGAAGCCTGGTGGGATTTTTCATCTTGCCCTTCCTCAGTAGAAACTCAACAG ATGTGGGCTGTGTGTCGAGAGCTAACAACAACACTGACTGGCTGCTGAAGAACTTTGGCTTGTTCGCTGAGTTTGTGACTCTTGAAGATCTGCTCTCCATCAACAGATACTTTAATCCC TTGGAGACCCTGGTCTATCTGTCTCCAGCACAGATGGTTGAACTGATGGTTGAAGATCTACCTGGTCTTCCACAGAAGGAAGTTATCATCAGTGGAGTGTTTGATCATCTGCTCGTGTCTCCTGTGGATCGAGGACTTCCTGGTGTTCTTGAAAACCTGCTCTCATTCTCACAGACG ACCGTAATACAGTGCAGCTCCCTCACACTGAT TTTTGAGCGGCTGATTGAGGCTCTACCTTTGCTGCCGTCAGAATTGCAGACTCTGGTCTTCTACACAACTGGAGAACTCAAGCAGAAAGCAGGGAGAG GCTGCTCACTTCCTGAACCTCCAACA TGTCTGGGCACACCTGTGAATG CTACCAGAGTTTGTTCAGGAGTCAACAG TAATGAGACTCTCCTGTCTGCTGGTCTCTTGAGCGCCCCCTGTAGTATCGACCTGCAGCAGTACGCTTGCTCTTCG CTCACAGGCATCACTGCTGGAAAACTGGCTGAACTTCTGAAGTGTCAACTATCCAGCAGCAGCAGTTACTCCAAGGAGATCTGGAAGTTGCTtttcaccaaaacaaacaatgtTCTCGATGGAGCCCTCGTCATCTTTTCCAGCACCGCAGCAAATATG tctcagccaatcagaggtgaTGTCATGTCCCAAGTGCTGGATGTGATTGGGGAGCTGAGATTGGAGCGCATCAGTCCTGACCAATGGAGTAACGTTATGTTCATCAGCATGTTGTTGGGTCAATATCTGAAGCCGTTTTTACCGTACGCATCACCATCCCTACTGCAGTGCGCTAGCAGCAAAAACCTCAGCTGCCAAACTTACCAGAACAT TCTGGCAGAGTTCCCACTTATCAATGAGACGCAAGGAAGAAGCCTGGTGGGATTTTTCATCTTGCCCTTCCTCAGTAGAAACTCAACAG ATGTGGGCTGTGTGTCGAGAGCTAACAACAACACTGACTGGCTGCTGAAGAACTTTGGCTTGTTCACTGAGTTTGTGACTCTTGAAGATCTGCTCTCCATCAACAGATACTTTAATCCT TTGGAGACCCTGGTCTATCTGTCTCCAGCACAGATGGTTGAACTGATGGTTGAAGATCTACCTGGTCTTCCACAGAAGGAAGTTATCATCAATAAAGTGTTTGATCATTTGCTCGTGTCTCCTGTGGATAGAGGACTTCCTAAAGTTCTTGAGCTCCTGTATGTTTTCTCCACAACG AGTCCACTCAGCTGTCAAACCAACCAGATAAT CTTCACACGACTTGACCACATCTTGAGATCAGCAGTGGGTGATTTGGAGCCTGTCATCTGGGCGAGCGTTTATAACCTCAGCCTCACGGCGCCTACTG GTTGCTCTCTACTCCCAGTTGTGGATGAG TGTCCTTTGACTCCATACAACG AGACTCAAGTTTGCAGTGGAGTGGACAG TTCTGCATTACAGCTCTTCCTGAACAAAGGAGATGCTTCAAAGAGCCTTTGTGACTTCAGTATCGCAGAATACGCATGTACCCCG GTGCTGAATGTCAGTGTGGAGCAGCTGCTGTCTGTGCTGGACTGTCATCTGTCTGCTGATGTCATCAGCTCACCCGGCAGCTGGAAGCTCCTCCTGACCAGAGTCTCAAACCTGCTGGACGGCGCCCTCATCACGCTCTCCAAAAGG TCAGCGTGGTGGAGCAGCAGCTCCGGCTCCGTCGTTCTGGATGTTCTGCGAGAACTACGACTGGACAGACTCACGGACGACGGCAGCGTCACGCTGTGGCTCGGCGAGCGTCTCCGACCGTTCCTGCCGTTCGCTTCGAAGACGTTCCTGCAGTGTCTGCGCAGCAAGAACTTCAGCTGTCAGAACTTCCAGACAGT GGTTGAGGCGTTCAATGCAGGATTTCTCCATATGAATGACCTTCAGCGCCAAATAACAGTGACAGACTTCATCGTACCGTTCCTCTCGAGTCAACCCGCAG GTGCGGCGTGTGTGTCTGACGACAGCTCTCAGTGGCTCATCCGTAACTTTGGCCAGTTTTCTGCTCTCGTCCCCCTGAATCTGCTGATCTCGCTCAACACACAGTTCAGCCCG CTGAGCagcctgctctctctctctccagagCAGTTAGTTGCGCTGATGTTTGATGACATTCCAGGTCTTCCAGAGAAATCCGTCGTCATCAATGCCGTCTTCGATCACCTGATCGCATATCCACAGGAATTGAGGATCGAATCCACGCTTAAATACCTGGTTGAGTCGTCAAAGACG AGGAACATCTCCTGTGCGTCgtatcagatcat TTTCCACCATCTGGACCACCTGATGGTCAGCGTGTCTGTGAATCTGGAGACGGCGATTCTGAGGAGCAAATCGGCTCTGCTGCAGCAAGTCCCGTCGG GTTGTGAGAGCTCCAGCAGACAG TGTGGCGTGACTACAGTCAACG AAACGGCAGTGTGCAGGAGTGTCAACAG CTCTGGTCTCTCGGCGTATCTCGCCTCGTCTCATGACGGCAGTCGGCTCTGTCAGTTCAGCATCACACAGTACGCTTGTGCCGAG cTGACAGTTCTGAGCGCGCAGGATCTGGTGACGGTGTTGTTATGCAGTCTCAGTCTGAACGAAGACATGTCCATTGAGACGTGGAAGCTCTTCACGCAGAAGGTCAACCCTGTGTTGGGTCCAGCGCTCGACCTGCTCGCCAACACG AGGCTGAATAAGTCCCTCCCCTCGGTGTCATTCTTGAATATGATTGGTGAGGTCACTCTGAGCTCCTTCAGCTCCACCAACCTGAGAGATGCTTTGTTCGTCCAGCGCTGGTTTGGCTCCAGGCTCCGCCCGTTTTTGCCGTACGCCTCCGAGGCGTTCCTGTCCTGTCTCTCCACCAGAGACTTCAGCTGTGACACCTTCAGGATCGC TGTCCAGAGCTTCGGTCAGAGTTTTGACATCATGTCCAACGATACTCAGGCTAACGTCTACGTTGACTTCATCAAAGTCTTCCTCTCTCAGAACATCACTGCAG GGTGTGTGGGCGTCTCTCAGaacagctctgattggctgatcaGCAGCTTTGGGCGATTCTCTGTCTTCACAACAGTGACCGAACTGCAGATGCTCAACCCCAGCTTCAGTGTG tTGGACACTCTGAGTCTGCTGAGCCTGAAACAGTTAGTGGAGGTTTCCAGCACTCCTGGAGTCCTGTCCAGCGCCGCCGCCGTCGATTATCTGCTGCTCAACGTGCCGGACGCACAGTTCACGACTTTCTTCACATCTCTCTCAGAGTCGCTAcag ATGCAGGGCGTCGTTCTCCCTCCTCCAGTGCAGGGCGCGTTTCTGACGCAGGTGTTTGGCCGGGCCAATCTGACCACGTTATCAGATAATGATCTGACGATCTGGATCCTGAACATACTGCCTTCGTTCATAACCAGCATTTCAGTCCAGCACGTGACGACTTACTTCAGTGTCGTCCAGCAGCGGCCCTGTCCCATCAGCCAGCAGGC GGTGCAGATGCTGAGCTCGTCCAGCTCCACCTTCCAGCCTGCAACGCAAGATCAGATCTATCAGCAGATCCTCGGCTCTCTCACAG GCCCCACCCCGCTGCGCTGCTATGGAAACCAGAGCTACTACGCTTTCCTGACGTCATCCTTCCAGAGTTTCCAGTTCCCGAATCTGACCACCTTCCTGTCCCTGATGCCACCCGCCCGTGTGCCAGAG CTGATGGAGTCGATGTCTCCAGTGGAGGTCAGCAGTCTCCTGAACCGCCCGAACGCCGTGGACGATGTTACCAAAATCTGCCAGCTCTTCACAAACTACCCAAAGACACCCCAGTACTTACAGACG CAGCCGCTGGGGTCCGTGGCTTTGGGCCGGCAGGTGTTGTCCTGCGTCTGGCCTCAGGTTCTGAAGGTGGAGCTCCGGTCTGAGGTGGATCAGTGGTTTGATTCTCGACTCGTTCAGTACCTGCCGCTGCTCACCTCACAGTTCATCGGTCCGGACGTCATGCAATATTCCTCCTGTCTCTCCTTCAAGAAGTT TGTTTCAGTAATGTCTAAATACAACTTCAGCGCAGTAGAGTTTTCTCAGAGTGACGTCTACGATACCATCCTGGTCTACCTGAACACCT CTTCAGCTCCTAAATGTTATAACACCTCGAACCCCAATCTCAACTCCACCGCCTGGTTCGTAGACTACATCTCCGTCTTCTTGCGCTTCATCACTCTGGACGACCTGCTTCTCTTTGGCTCGATTCAG ccattcacgGTGAACCTGGAGAACCTGCAGCTCTTTAGCCAGATCAGCGTTCCTGATGACGTCATGGACTTCTACGTGACTGCACTGTTCGAGCAGAATCCGTCCTTCAGCGCCTACTA TCTGCCTGTGAAGTTCCGCTGCATGGCTCCTGCGAGCTCCTTCATTCAGTTGACTCCAGAGGAGTTGAAGAACGTCTCTTCCAGCATCCATCAGAACTGCACCAACATCGCACCCGAC gtGTCAGCGGCTCTGGCGAGCAGCGCAGAGGTTCTGACGGCGACCGAAATTCAGGATCTGGGTCAGTCGTGCACGGGTTTGAGCACGGGTCAGATCAGCAGCACCGGAGGGAATGTGCTGTTCAACTCGCTGTCTGTGCTCAGTCAAGTACAGGGCTGGAACCTCGATCAGGCCATGATGATCATACAGACCCTGCTGTCATCTGGAGTTTTCCAG ATTAATAGTGCGAACAGTCTGGAGAAATTGGGTTCATTGATCATTGGTGTTGAAACAACAATCATCAATGTAATCTCAGGAAATGTGTGGCTTCAGGCTGTGAGATCTCAATCGTTCTTGGCCAGTGTCACCGGCGCACCCATTATTGTCCAACAGAACATCGTCAGccag ATCATTGCCGTGAACAGCTCGTCTGATGGCGTCATCACAAACGTTCCTGACCTGATGGCGACGGAGATCCCACGCAACTTCCTGCTGGGCATGTCGTCCTCATCCGTGCAGATGGTCAATCAGAAGAAATGGAAACACGAGCAG GCCGTTTTGCTCTTTGAAACCGTCGCCGCGGAGTTCAGTGACCCAGACGC CATGTCTTTCCAGGTGCTGCAGGGTTTCACCTGTTCACGAATCCAGAGCTTCAGCACCAGTAAAGTCATGAGTCTGATCCGCGGCTGCCGGCAGCGAGTCAACCAGACGCTCGTCCTGCAGGAGTCTCAG CTGACCTGCATGTACAGCTACATCAAGAGCGCTGACCTGAACGCCTTCTCGCAGTATCCTCCCGAAGTGCTCATCTACTACAA TTACTCTATGATTGACAGATCTCTGTGCCGCTCGTATTTTGCGTCGCTGGGAAAGGCCGACTTCTCAGTGCTGTCCAGCACTCTTTCCTTCAAGAAACAAATCCTGTTCAACAGCGCCATGGAGTGTCTG GGAATCTCCGGGTTCAACGTCACTCGGGAGCAGATGGATGTTCTGGGCAGCATGTGCTGCTTCCTGAGCACCGACCACATTCAGAACTCGGACCCGTACCTGCTGGAGAAGCTCAAACAGTGTCCGGATCTATCGGCTCAGCAGATCTCTGCGGTCGAGAGCGTCCTACTCAGAGGAAACACGGTCTACGG ATCTTCAAACAGCTGGAACAGAACCACTCTGGAGAACCTGGAGATCCTTCCGCTGTACGTCACCGCCAACATATGGAGCAAATTCAAACAG gaaATCAAGCAGAGGTTTCTCAAGACGTTTATCCGTGACCTGAGGAGGAATGACAAGGCTTCAGAGATGCAGATCCTCAACATGATGAACGAGGTCAACAAAATCTCACGAGTCAGAATCAAGAGATCCGCTG AAACGAAGTGTACTGAAGCAGAAATAACGCAGGTTCAGGTTTACAGCGACATGTTTCCGTTTGCCTACGACGTGCCGCAGTTTAACGCCTGTTTGATCGTCCAAACGCTGAAGGACAACCTGGAGGCCATCACTGACCGAGTCTACGACAGGAGCTACCAGCGGATCGTACTGGACAAACTCTACCAG GCATATCCTGACGGACTGCCTGACGAGGTGCTGCAGGTTTTAGGCTCCACCTCCCGCGCGGCCACACCTGGTGATGTCAGAAAGTGGAACGTGAAGAAGATCGACACGCTCGCGTCCCTGATGAACACACGCAATGGAGACTGGGACGCCGAAAtg gtccaGCTGCTGGTCAGTAAGTATCTCAGTGTGAGTGGAAACACTCTCGGCACTAACGAGCTGAACGCGCTGGGAGGAACGAACCTGTGTGCGCTGACCGCGAGTGTGCTGAGCAACATCACGGCCGCCAGCTTGGA gcgAGCTTCTGCTCTCTCTTTGACCAACTGCAGCTCAGAGAAGAAGTCGATTCTGTTCAGTATCGCTCTGAACGCATTCAGCACAAAAAACACACGCAGTACAAACACCGTCAGCATCCCGACGTACCAGCTGCTGCAGAACTACCTCG gtggTGCTGATTCGACATTTATTCGTAAAGTTGTGAACTCCGCTGTGAATATGGACGTGCCGACCTTCATAAGTCTGCAGCAGAGCGTCATCAAC GTGCTGAACGTGACTGACGTGAAGAGTCTGCTGGGGGTGAATGTAGGAGATCTGAAGACGTATGAAAGCACAGCACAGATACAGGAGTGGATCAGGCTTCAGCCGCAGTCGGATCTCAACACGCTGCAGATCGGCCTGACGGGCGGCAGGAACGCCACTGAGACCACCGCGACCACCGCAACCACCGCGGCCACCGCGACCAGCGCCACTAAAGCCCCGTCAGTCGCCGCCACCACAG CCGCTGCATCCAGAGTTTGGGCACCGGTCTGTCTGCAGCTGCTCCTATTGGCTGTTACCATGACAACACTGCAGCTGCTGCACTGA